The following are encoded together in the Echeneis naucrates chromosome 9, fEcheNa1.1, whole genome shotgun sequence genome:
- the adra2b gene encoding alpha-2B adrenergic receptor produces MASVLDSGCSLELSRWNSSVSSSGASVPCNQSVVKQAPYGPEATAAFATAITLMVLFTIVGNIMVIIAVLTSRSLRGPQNLFLVSLAAADILVATLIIPFSLANELLGYWYFKSLWCEIYLALDVLFCTSSIVHLCAISLDRYLSISRVTYGRQRTPRRIKAAIVVVWLISAIISFPPLLSLNKSEAGEQGSDMGPQCQLNDERWYILYSTIGSFFAPCLIMILVYIRIYQIAKQRTRCPPGEPRKDGVGCATPNQPPRHVQANGKDEEESTPPSSNKTSNARPPTLAITPSPSLGESQTSQNPIANNLLQPPTPSPAMTPTTASLATSPHGPSSPSSVPQSAPAKTKEKGKKGKLQGRKKADNNNGDSSSTDSDMEHSHGGGRGSTSMPGSPAGGGVHSPASAKHYRDMLATSKGARLVPGRKSKTDMNPGAARRKAMVNREKRFTFVLAVVIGVFVVCWFPFFFSYSLQAVCPETCAIPDPLFKFFFWIGYCNSSLNPVIYTIFNKDFRKAFKKILCGGTKGTFF; encoded by the coding sequence ATGGCCTCGGTTTTGGACAGTGGCTGCTCCCTGGAGCTGAGCAGGTGGAACAGCAGTGTGAGCAGCTCCGGAGCCTCGGTCCCCTGTAACCAGAGCGTTGTGAAGCAGGCCCCTTACGGCCCCGAAGCCACGGCGGCTTTTGCCACCGCCATAACCCTGATGGTGCTGTTCACCATTGTAGGGAACATCATGGTCATCATCGCCGTCCTGACCAGCCGGTCGCTGCGAGGTCCACAGAATCTGTTCTTAGTGtccctggctgctgctgacattttaGTGGCCACACTGATCATCCCATTTTCTCTGGCTAATGAACTTCTGGGTTACTGGTACTTTAAGTCTCTTTGGTGTGAGATCTACTTGGCTTTAGATGTGCTCTTCTGCACCTCCTCCATAGTGCACCTGTGTGCCATCTCACTGGACCGCTACCTGTCCATTTCCAGGGTCACTTACGGCCGTCAGCGGACTCCCAGGCGCATCAAAGCAGCCATTGTGGTTGTGTGGCTCATCTCTGCCAtcatctccttccctcctctgctctcactgAACAAAAGCGAGGCAGGGGAGCAGGGGAGCGACATGGGACCGCAGTGCCAGCTGAATGACGAACGCTGGTACATCCTTTACTCCACCATTGGCTCCTTCTTTGCCCCATGCCTCATCATGATCCTGGTCTACATAAGAATCTACCAAATAGCAAAACAGAGAACACGGTGCCCGCCGGGGGAGCCCAGGAAGGACGGGGTCGGCTGTGCCACACCAAATCAGCCTCCAAGACATGTCCAAGCCAATGGGAAGGATGAGGAAGAAAGCACACCCCCTTCATCCAACAAAACCTCCAATGCCAGACCCCCAACCCTTGCCATAACCCCTTCTCCATCCCTGGGAGAATCTCAAACCTCCCAGAACCCCATAGCTAATAATCTCTTACAACCTCCAACTCCTTCTCCAGCCATGACCCCTACCACAGCCTCCCTCGCTACTTCGCCCCATGGTCCCTCAAGCCCctcctctgtgcctcagtcTGCCCCTGCCAAGACTAAAGAGAAGGGGAAGAAAGGCAAGCTGCAGGGAAGGAAGAAAGCTGATAATAACAATGGCGACAGCTCAAGCACAGACAGCGATATGGAGCACAGCCACGGAGGAGGCCGAGGCAGCACAAGTATGCCGGGGTCACCTGCTGGAGGGGGGGTCCACTCCCCTGCTTCAGCCAAGCACTACCGGGACATGCTGGCCACTTCAAAGGGGGCTCGGCTGGTGCCTGGGAGGAAGtcaaaaacagacatgaacCCTGGAGCAGCGAGGCGTAAAGCCATGGTCAACAGAGAGAAACGTTTCACGTTTGTTCTGGCAGTGGTCAtcggtgtgtttgtggtgtgctGGTTCCCATTCTTCTTCTCCTACTCTCTACAGGCAGTGTGCCCAGAGACGTGTGCCATCCCTGATCCACTctttaagtttttcttttggatCGGGTACTGCAACTCCTCACTCAACCCCGTCATATACACCATCTTTAACAAAGACTTTAGAAAAGCCTTTAAAAAGATTCTATGCGGTGGCACCAAGGGTACTTTCTTTTAA
- the dusp2 gene encoding dual specificity protein phosphatase 2, translating to MASSSVPLEITGNELVHILRTPREQYTSAGCVLLDCRPFLDFSLTHICESRNVNWNSMLRRRSKSSVVALEWLIPDKALLSRLRRGEFSPVVVVDDRSRSLAELRAESVPQMLLTALQNEVQTQICFLQGGFEGFSEAYPELCYYSASSHLSAVEPEPVVMGRRTPAYDQDGPVELLPFLFLGSAIHSSRRETLAAAGITAVLNVSSTCPNFYEGEFEYLRLTVEDSLAADIRACFSTAIAFIDSVKKSGGRVLVHCQAGISRSATICLAYLMHTQRVRLDEAFDFVKQRRHVISPNLAFMGQLLQFETDVLCQG from the exons ATGGCCTCAAGCAGCGTGCCGCTGGAAATTACCGGCAATGAGCTGGTCCACATCCTCAGGACCCCCCGGGAGCAGTACACCTCTGCCGGCTGTGTGCTGCTCGACTGCAGACCTTTCCTTGATTTCTCTCTGACTCACATCTGTGAATCCCGGAACGTGAACTGGAACTCCATGCTGCGTCGGAGATCCAAGAGTTCAGTGGTGGCTCTGGAGTGGCTCATTCCGGACAAGGCGCTCCTGAGCCGGCTGCGGCGCGGGGAGTTCTCcccggtggtggtggtggatgaCCGGAGCCGCTCTTTGGCCGAGCTGAGGGCAGAAAGCGTCCCCCAAATGCTGCTCACTGCCCTGCAGAACGAGGTCCAGACCCAGATCTGCTTTCTACAAG GTGGATTTGAGGGATTTTCAGAGGCCTATCCAGAGCTCTGTTACTACTCAGCCAGCAGCCACCTCTCTGCAGTGGAACCAGAGCCAGTAGTGATGGGTCGGAGGACACCAGCATATGATCAG GATGGTCCAGTGGAGCTGTTGCCCTTCCTGTTTTTGGGCAGCGCCATCCACTCCTCTCGCAGAGAGACCCTTGCAGCAGCAGGCATCACAGCCGTCCTCAACGTTTCATCCACCTGCCCCAACTTTTATGAGGGGGAGTTCGAGTACCTGCGGCTCACTGTGGAGGACAGTCTGGCTGCTGACATCAGAGCCTGCTTCTCCACTGCCATCGCCTTTATCG ACTCAGTGAAGAAGAGCGGTGGACGGGTGCTGGTACACTGCCAGGCAGGTATCTCACGTTCTGCCACCATCTGTCTGGCCTACCTCATGCACACGCAACGTGTCCGGCTGGACGAGGCTTTCGACTTTGTGAAACAGCGGCGCCACGTCATCTCCCCCAACCTGGCCTTCATGGGACAGCTGCTACAGTTTGAGACAGACGTTCTCTGCCAAGGATGA
- the izumo1 gene encoding izumo sperm-egg fusion protein 1 isoform X1 — MLPMLLSLLCSVTATKACLQCDRRVRLLHDDLILSASTVVDQIELKKICDHAYVTYRETSGERNGLIDPTTLYRARTEYQNEFARFLNTQHSGSVTFEAIQIMERGRKILETHLDTFVRDGLCPNKCGLLKRRVMDCFSCRYKTYNCPSPLGQLDCGEYTVQAEEGGQAMLNCFLPWHRILLGKPEYHYSWAPGVPGTKTLDDSEFKALIVTDESSVVLNQLHVKEQGTYRCSLRGQDGTIFYQVTFLLTVSPLPDQTQRPLITLPSLPHGNKYSPFHSTEGLMVPVIALVTTLSLVASVGLTVVLG, encoded by the exons ATGCTACCGATGCTGTTGTCCCTTCTGTGCTCTGTCACTGCAACCAAGGCCTGTCTGCAGTGCGACCGCAGGGTTAGGCTGCTTCATGATGACTTAATCCTGTCTGCATCAACTGTGGTTGACCAGATTGAACTTAAAAAGATTTGTGACCACGCATATGTGACCTACAGAGAAACTAGCGGTGAACGTAATGGACTTATTG ATCCCACCACTCTGTATAGAGCCAGAACTGAGTACCAAAATGAGTTTGCTCGCTTTCTGAATACACAGCACTCTG GATCTGTAACATTTGAAGCCATTCAGATCATGGAGAGGGGCAGGAAGATCCTGGAGACACACTTGGACACCTTTGTTCGTGATG gatTGTGCCCCAACAAGTGCG GGCTTCTGAAACGAAGAGTAATGGATTGCTTCTCTTGCCGCTACAAGACATACAACTGTCCCTCACCATTAGGCCAACTGGACTGCGGTG AGTACACTGTGCAGGCTGAAGAGGGAGGCCAGGCTATGCTGAACTGTTTTCTTCCATGGCATCGTATTCTGTTGGGAAAACCAGAGTACCACTACTCCTGGGCCCCTGGTGTGCCCGGAACTAAAACG CTGGATGACAGTGAATTTAAAGCACTGATAGTGACGGATGAGTCATCTGTGGTCTTAAATCAGCTGCATGTGAAAGAACAAGGAACATATCGCTGCTCTCTGCGTGGCCAAGATGGAACCATCTTCTACCAAGTCACTTTCCTGCTCACTG TCTCCCCTTTACCTGACCAAACCCAGCGACCCCTCATCACTCTGCCCTCTCTGCCTCATGGAAACAAGTACTCACCTTTCCACTCTACTGAGGGTCTGATGGTGCCAGTCATCGCCTTGGTTACCACCCTGAGCCTGGTAGCGAGCGTAGGCCTGACAGTTGTTCTGGGGTGA
- the izumo1 gene encoding izumo sperm-egg fusion protein 1 isoform X2 — protein MLPMLLSLLCSVTATKACLQCDRRVRLLHDDLILSASTVVDQIELKKICDHAYVTYRETSGERNGLIDPTTLYRARTEYQNEFARFLNTQHSGSVTFEAIQIMERGRKILETHLDTFVRDGLCPNKCEYTVQAEEGGQAMLNCFLPWHRILLGKPEYHYSWAPGVPGTKTLDDSEFKALIVTDESSVVLNQLHVKEQGTYRCSLRGQDGTIFYQVTFLLTVSPLPDQTQRPLITLPSLPHGNKYSPFHSTEGLMVPVIALVTTLSLVASVGLTVVLG, from the exons ATGCTACCGATGCTGTTGTCCCTTCTGTGCTCTGTCACTGCAACCAAGGCCTGTCTGCAGTGCGACCGCAGGGTTAGGCTGCTTCATGATGACTTAATCCTGTCTGCATCAACTGTGGTTGACCAGATTGAACTTAAAAAGATTTGTGACCACGCATATGTGACCTACAGAGAAACTAGCGGTGAACGTAATGGACTTATTG ATCCCACCACTCTGTATAGAGCCAGAACTGAGTACCAAAATGAGTTTGCTCGCTTTCTGAATACACAGCACTCTG GATCTGTAACATTTGAAGCCATTCAGATCATGGAGAGGGGCAGGAAGATCCTGGAGACACACTTGGACACCTTTGTTCGTGATG gatTGTGCCCCAACAAGTGCG AGTACACTGTGCAGGCTGAAGAGGGAGGCCAGGCTATGCTGAACTGTTTTCTTCCATGGCATCGTATTCTGTTGGGAAAACCAGAGTACCACTACTCCTGGGCCCCTGGTGTGCCCGGAACTAAAACG CTGGATGACAGTGAATTTAAAGCACTGATAGTGACGGATGAGTCATCTGTGGTCTTAAATCAGCTGCATGTGAAAGAACAAGGAACATATCGCTGCTCTCTGCGTGGCCAAGATGGAACCATCTTCTACCAAGTCACTTTCCTGCTCACTG TCTCCCCTTTACCTGACCAAACCCAGCGACCCCTCATCACTCTGCCCTCTCTGCCTCATGGAAACAAGTACTCACCTTTCCACTCTACTGAGGGTCTGATGGTGCCAGTCATCGCCTTGGTTACCACCCTGAGCCTGGTAGCGAGCGTAGGCCTGACAGTTGTTCTGGGGTGA
- the LOC115048748 gene encoding myogenesis-regulating glycosidase-like, whose amino-acid sequence MYQIVPVAPGEQQMAAGAGASPLKKKLANEGRPLLIAGMLGCVLVLAAVVAWCYYSASLRKAQLLKTESLDLNKDGFIIRNQAGAVIFTMTFRSGTLDLDSCTKEGSILSCTQSDSGKLNFFIQTVRPKDTVMCYRVRWEELRNKRLVEHAMAYNDSHWYGGAETAAQYWPNKILGEEEPRPFITSDVYSNRNAFGGILERYWLSSNASAIKINDSVPFHLGWSEKDKVLRFQARYQDSPFKPPEGQQALPELSYRVCVGSDVTSIHKYMVRRYFPKPIKVPSTKVFKHPVWSTWALHKTSVTQEKLLRYASDITKHGFTCSHLELDDRYTADYGEFDFDPQKFPNASGMFDKLQEDGFEVSLWTHPFINYDSINFGVAVEKGLFVREPSGELPALVRWWNGIGGILDFTNPEAREWYSSHLRMLKSRYDVTSFKFDAGETSYLPHQFSTLLPLTDPSTFTRRYTEMAIPFSERAELRVGYQSQNISCFFRIIDRDSVWGYELGLKSIIPTVLTIGILGYQFVLPDMIGGNAYPNRTTGNLVGKNGLPDRELYIRWLELSAFMPAMQFSIPPWAYDNEVVQIAQKFTGFHETLVAPRVLELAGEVLDTGDPIIRPLWWIANDDEAAYKIDSQFLIGDDLMVAPVLEPGKQERDIYLPAGRWRSYKGEHFDKGPIYLTDYPVDLDEVAFFTWVH is encoded by the exons ATGTATCAGATTGTCCCGGTGGCTCCTGGTGAGCAGCAGatggctgctggagctggagcgTCTCCACTGAAGAAGAAACTGGCAAATGAAGGTCGGCCCTTGTTGATAGCAGGAATGCTGggctgtgtgttggtgctggCAGCGGTGGTTGCCTGGTGCTACTACTCAGCATCTCTCCGTAAAGCCCAGCTGTTGAAGACTGAGTCGTTAGATCTCAACAAGGATGGTTTTATAATCCGGAACCAGGCAGGGGCTGTCATCTTCACGATGACCTTCAG GTCAGGCACTCTGGATCTGGACTCTTGCACAAAGGAGGGAAGTATTCTGAGCTGCACTCAGTCAGATTCTGGTAAACTCAATTTCTTCATCCAGACGGTTCGACCAAAGGACACAGTGATGTGCTACCGTGTTCGCTGGGAGGAGCTGCGAAATAAACGCTTGGTGGAGCACGCCATGGCCTACAATGATTCTCATTGGTATGGAGGTGCAGAAACAGCAGCCCAGTACTGGCCTAACAAGATCCTGGGCGAAGAGGAACCCCGGCCGTTCATCACCAGTGATGTCTACTCCAATCGGAATGCTTTTGGGGGAATCCTTGAACGCTATTGGCTGTCTTCGAACGCCAGTGCGATCAAGATTAATGACTCGGTACCATTTCATTTGGGCTGGTCAGAGAAGGACAAGGTACTCAGGTTCCAGGCTCGATACCAGGACTCTCCCTTCAAACCACCAGAAGGACAGCAGGCCTTACCTGAACTCAGCTatagagtgtgtgtgggttcagATGTGACATCAATTCATAAATACATG GTGCGTCGTTATTTCCCAAAGCCAATCAAGGTCCCATCTACTAAAGTGTTCAAACATCCAGTGTGGTCCACATGGGCTCTTCACAAAACATCTGTAACTCAGGAGAAGCTGCTGCGCTATGCCTCTGACATCACGAAGCATGGCTTCACATGCTCCCATCTGGAACTGGATGACCGCTACACTGCCGACTACGGGGAGTTTGACTTTGACCCACAGAAGTTCCCCAATGCCAGTGGTATGTTTGACAAACTTCAAGAGGATGGGTTTGAGGTGTCGCTCTGGACGCATCCTTTTATCAACTATGACTCCATTAACTTTGGTGTTGCTGTGGAAAAGGGGCTGTTTGTTCGGGAGCCCAGCGGCGAGCTGCCTGCTCTGGTTCGCTGGTGGAATGGCATCGGAGGAATCTTGGACTTCACCAACCCAGAAGCCCGTGAATGGTACTCCTCTCATCTGCGGATGCTCAAAAGCCGCTATGATGTGACCTCCTTCAAATTTGATGCAGGGGAGACGAGCTACCTCCCCCACCAGTTTAGCACCTTGCTCCCACTTACTGACCCTTCCACCTTCACCCGTCGCTACACAGAGATGGCTATACCATTCAGTGAGCGGGCGGAGCTGAGGGTGGGTTACCAGAGTCAGAACATCTCCTGCTTCTTCAGGATCATTGACAGAGACTCAGTGTGGGGTTATGAGCTTGGGCTGAAGTCAATTATTCCAACTGTTTTGACGATTGGCATTCTGGGCTACCAGTTTGTCTTGCCTGATATGATTGGAGGAAATGCATACCCCAACCGCACCACAG GCAACTTAGTTGGCAAAAATGGTCTGCCAGACAGAGAGTTGTACATCCGATGGTTGGAACTGTCAGCTTTTATGCCTGCCATGCAGTTCTCTATACCACCGTGGGCCTATGATAATGAG GTGGTACAGATAGCGCAGAAGTTCACAGGGTTTCATGAGACTCTGGTGGCCCCAAGGGTTCTGGAGCTGGCAGGTGAGGTTCTTGATACAGGAGACCCAATCATAAGGCCCCTTTGGTGGATTGCCAATGACGACGAGGCAGCCTACAAGATTGATTCCCAGTTCCTGATCGGAGATGACCTGATGGTGGCTCCCGTATTAGAACCAGGAAAGCAGGAGAGGGACATCTACCTGCCTGCAGGAAGATGGAGAAGCTACAAAGGGGAACATTTTGATAAAGGACCCATTTACCTCACTGATTACCCCGTGGACCTGGATGAGGTAGCTTTCTTTACATGGGTTCATTGA
- the LOC115049012 gene encoding prostate stem cell antigen-like isoform X4 gives MRLYGALILFMLLSTACGLKCYTCVSTHIESCTRAINCVEPLNRCFSMNVTGVITKGCRKAINCLSNMRCCEEDMCNSATASGPTAVLLLAASAISTIFL, from the exons ATGCGGCTTTATGGAGCTCTGATCCTGTTCATGCTTTTGTCCACAG CCTGTGGATTAAAATGCTACACATGTGTAAGCACTCACATTGAATCCTGCACACGGGCCATCAACTGTGTTGAACCCTTGAACCGCTGTTTCTCCATGAATGTGACAG GTGTCATCACTAAAGGCTGCAGGAAAGCTATTAACTGTTTAAGTAATATGCGCTGCTGTGAAGAGGACATGTGTAACAGCGCCACAGCCTCTGGTCCCACTGCCGTCCTGCTGTTAGCAGCCTCAGCCATCAGCACAATCTTCCTGTGA
- the LOC115049012 gene encoding uncharacterized protein LOC115049012 isoform X2, with protein MLLEVKVVKKVFFCTLDCWDEDLAINTTTGMTNAFGLNCCCYCLKINPERCTNISTCPAPFTCDSDGLFTEGCPKSSECVSPACCCEGDFSSSATSAVIPAGLRDVLSPDPAERSQLDTPSLAAVSSSK; from the exons ATGCTGTTGGAAGTCAAAGTGGTTAAGAAG GTGTTTTTCTGCACCTTGGACTGCTGGGATGAGGACTTGGCCATAAACACAACTACAGGCATGACCAATG CGTTTGGATTAaattgttgctgttattgtttaAAAATCAACCCTGAACGCTGCACAAACATCTCAACTTGTCCCGCCCCCTTCACCTGTGACAGTGATG GTCTCTTCACTGAAGGCTGCCCGAAGAGTTCTGAGTGTGTCAGCCCCGCGTGTTGTTGTGAGGGGGACTTTAGCTCCAGTGCCACATCAGCAGTCATTCCCGCTGGTCTCCGag ATGTTTTGAGCCCAGATCCTGCAGAAAGATCTCAGCTTGACACACCTTCCCTGGCAGCTGTTTCTTCCTCCAAATAA
- the LOC115049012 gene encoding uncharacterized protein LOC115049012 isoform X1: MLLEVKVVKKVFFCTLDCWDEDLAINTTTGMTNAFGLNCCCYCLKINPERCTNISTCPAPFTCDSDGLFTEGCPKSSECVSPACCCEGDFSSSATSAVIPAGLRVHYPCSDVLSPDPAERSQLDTPSLAAVSSSK; encoded by the exons ATGCTGTTGGAAGTCAAAGTGGTTAAGAAG GTGTTTTTCTGCACCTTGGACTGCTGGGATGAGGACTTGGCCATAAACACAACTACAGGCATGACCAATG CGTTTGGATTAaattgttgctgttattgtttaAAAATCAACCCTGAACGCTGCACAAACATCTCAACTTGTCCCGCCCCCTTCACCTGTGACAGTGATG GTCTCTTCACTGAAGGCTGCCCGAAGAGTTCTGAGTGTGTCAGCCCCGCGTGTTGTTGTGAGGGGGACTTTAGCTCCAGTGCCACATCAGCAGTCATTCCCGCTGGTCTCCGag TACATTATCCGTGTTCAGATGTTTTGAGCCCAGATCCTGCAGAAAGATCTCAGCTTGACACACCTTCCCTGGCAGCTGTTTCTTCCTCCAAATAA
- the LOC115049012 gene encoding uncharacterized protein LOC115049012 isoform X3, producing MLLEVKVVKKVFFCTLDCWDEDLAINTTTGMTNAFGLNCCCYCLKINPERCTNISTCPAPFTCDSDGLFTEGCPKSSECVSPACCCEGDFSSSATSAVIPAGLRGFFFLFKHQILDILNH from the exons ATGCTGTTGGAAGTCAAAGTGGTTAAGAAG GTGTTTTTCTGCACCTTGGACTGCTGGGATGAGGACTTGGCCATAAACACAACTACAGGCATGACCAATG CGTTTGGATTAaattgttgctgttattgtttaAAAATCAACCCTGAACGCTGCACAAACATCTCAACTTGTCCCGCCCCCTTCACCTGTGACAGTGATG GTCTCTTCACTGAAGGCTGCCCGAAGAGTTCTGAGTGTGTCAGCCCCGCGTGTTGTTGTGAGGGGGACTTTAGCTCCAGTGCCACATCAGCAGTCATTCCCGCTGGTCTCCGaggttttttcttcttatttaaaCATCAGATTTTGGATATCCTAAACCATTAG